Proteins encoded in a region of the Planococcus shixiaomingii genome:
- a CDS encoding glycosyltransferase family 2 protein, producing the protein MRLITILIPAYNEEAVLSALVERLKKVTSQIPGYRFEYLFVNDGSSDRTLEMLKGMSVFHPEISYINLSRNFGKEIAMLAGFDHVRGEAVIILDADLQDPPELIPQMIHYWEQGYDDVFARRKSRAGETWFKKWSSATYYKLLKKVSDVPVQSNTGDFRLLDRKCIEALNQMRETHRYTKAMFSWIGYNKKEILFDREPRAAGTTKWNYPKLFNLAVEGITASTIAPLRISSFLGMAVSFCAFLYMLFILVRTLLFNDSIPGYPSLMAVILFLGGIQLLSLGIIGEYLGKVFQETKGRPVYLVQEYYSRMNATPKKENQSVIQLNRKSLPKKSNDF; encoded by the coding sequence ATGAGATTAATCACAATTCTTATCCCGGCATATAATGAAGAGGCGGTTCTTTCGGCTCTCGTTGAGCGGTTGAAAAAAGTCACTTCCCAAATTCCGGGATACCGTTTTGAATATTTGTTTGTCAATGACGGAAGCAGCGACCGCACTTTGGAGATGCTGAAAGGAATGTCGGTGTTCCATCCGGAAATTTCTTATATTAATTTGTCCAGAAATTTTGGCAAGGAAATTGCCATGTTAGCCGGCTTTGACCATGTCCGTGGAGAAGCCGTCATCATTCTGGATGCCGATTTGCAAGATCCGCCAGAATTGATCCCACAAATGATTCATTATTGGGAACAAGGTTATGACGATGTATTTGCAAGACGGAAAAGCCGGGCAGGTGAAACTTGGTTCAAAAAATGGTCGTCAGCAACTTACTACAAGTTACTGAAAAAAGTATCGGACGTTCCCGTCCAAAGCAATACCGGAGATTTTCGGCTTCTTGACCGTAAATGCATTGAAGCGTTAAACCAAATGCGGGAAACGCATCGCTACACAAAAGCGATGTTCAGTTGGATCGGCTATAACAAAAAAGAGATTTTATTCGATCGTGAGCCGAGAGCAGCCGGCACAACAAAATGGAACTATCCGAAGTTATTCAACTTAGCAGTCGAGGGCATTACAGCGTCTACAATTGCACCGCTGCGCATCTCCTCATTCCTCGGAATGGCCGTTTCTTTCTGTGCTTTTCTATACATGCTTTTCATATTAGTACGGACTCTTCTATTCAATGATTCTATACCGGGATACCCTTCGTTAATGGCGGTCATATTATTCCTCGGCGGCATCCAATTATTGTCGTTAGGAATTATTGGCGAATACTTAGGGAAGGTCTTTCAAGAAACAAAAGGCAGACCTGTCTATTTGGTTCAGGAATATTATTCGCGTATGAACGCAACCCCAAAAAAGGAAAACCAATCGGTTATACAACTTAATAGAAAAAGCCTGCCTAAGAAATCGAATGATTTCTAA
- a CDS encoding phytoene desaturase family protein: MNKKVLVIGAGIGGLTAASLLAKHGVEVILLEASSEFGGSAGKFKRHKYLFPVGATLGMGLEPNGIHERVFRYLEKPLPLEPLETVMEMVHPGMTFVFMKNRARHVDQMVRHFPEHEKNLRSFYREIYETASIVRTLMGPLPALPPATLKEWMYLVRSFRLQHSKLLPVFNQTLGQRLKRHHLDQLSPFRHMLDGLLIDSMQTDSKSVSFLLAAVALDIYHEGAYYVPGGLYEMAERMAESILENGGVLKKRRTVTKLEQAGSIWIASDHRGNRYEATDIVLNVPIHQLPGILEPDMIQKLKKPLREGLTTPTWTTLTLYLAVDFRKLISPLPPFRQISSNSTEELSEGSHFFMSASQPGDLRRAPEGFQTVTVSTHSKAHLWDTKEKYDAMREMVTERMLQAIDETVPHFRESIVHLETGAPKGWERYTGRPKGYVGGFPQTLDNALFNSISHHSGLPNLYLSGDHIFPGGGTIGVAVSGIHAARSISGSLIL, encoded by the coding sequence ATGAACAAAAAAGTTCTGGTCATTGGAGCAGGGATAGGCGGATTAACTGCAGCTTCTTTACTCGCAAAACATGGAGTTGAAGTTATTTTGCTTGAAGCATCCTCTGAATTCGGAGGCAGCGCGGGAAAGTTCAAGCGACACAAATACTTATTTCCGGTCGGAGCAACACTTGGAATGGGTCTTGAGCCAAATGGCATCCATGAACGGGTGTTCCGCTATCTAGAGAAACCTTTGCCACTCGAACCGCTTGAAACCGTCATGGAAATGGTGCACCCTGGAATGACTTTCGTGTTCATGAAAAATCGGGCCCGACATGTCGATCAAATGGTCAGGCATTTCCCGGAGCATGAAAAAAACTTGCGCAGCTTCTATCGGGAGATTTATGAAACTGCCTCTATTGTTCGGACACTGATGGGTCCTTTGCCTGCTCTGCCTCCCGCGACGCTTAAAGAGTGGATGTACTTGGTCCGCTCTTTCCGGCTTCAGCACAGTAAACTTTTGCCTGTTTTCAATCAAACTCTCGGACAACGGCTAAAGCGCCATCACTTGGACCAGCTTTCTCCCTTCCGCCACATGCTGGATGGCTTATTGATCGACAGCATGCAAACAGACAGCAAAAGCGTTTCTTTCTTGCTCGCGGCTGTCGCACTCGATATTTACCACGAAGGAGCTTATTACGTTCCCGGTGGGTTATACGAAATGGCTGAACGAATGGCTGAAAGCATCCTGGAAAATGGCGGCGTTCTCAAAAAAAGGCGGACTGTCACTAAACTAGAACAAGCAGGCTCTATCTGGATAGCCTCAGACCATCGCGGCAACCGCTATGAAGCCACAGATATTGTCTTGAATGTGCCGATCCATCAATTGCCGGGGATCTTAGAGCCGGATATGATACAGAAGCTCAAAAAACCACTCCGTGAAGGATTGACAACACCGACCTGGACCACTTTGACCCTCTATCTAGCAGTGGATTTCCGCAAGCTGATTTCGCCTTTGCCGCCTTTCCGGCAGATCTCCAGCAACTCTACCGAAGAGCTGTCAGAAGGCAGCCACTTTTTCATGTCGGCTTCCCAGCCCGGCGACTTGCGGCGTGCCCCTGAAGGTTTTCAAACGGTAACGGTTTCCACTCATTCCAAAGCCCACCTGTGGGATACAAAAGAAAAATATGATGCTATGCGGGAAATGGTGACGGAACGGATGCTTCAAGCAATAGATGAAACAGTTCCACATTTCCGGGAGTCCATTGTCCATTTAGAAACCGGCGCTCCAAAAGGATGGGAACGCTATACGGGTCGGCCAAAAGGTTATGTTGGAGGGTTTCCGCAAACATTGGACAACGCTTTGTTCAATTCCATTTCTCACCACTCCGGCTTGCCGAATCTTTATCTTAGCGGGGACCATATCTTTCCTGGCGGTGGTACGATCGGGGTCGCTGTAAGCGGCATTCATGCGGCCAGGTCTATATCTGGAAGCCTCATTCTTTAA
- a CDS encoding glucosyltransferase domain-containing protein, producing the protein MPEQYLTKWIHHVKPRWKTAFLSAMIIGFFTHMYIFTNAIPNHDSLVNIYTPQFNFNLGRFYLSPFSGISSYFDLPWINGLLSILYLAVFSVLIAELLEMKKTLSIVLTSGLIVTFPAISAIFSYMFTADGYMAGFLLTASALLLTKKYKYGFLPGGLLFYFAVGIYQVNLPLLLTLTTLFLISEILYRQIALRKFFTYALRFFALTAIGMALYTITFTLYRNFFAGQLRNYQGLNEVGSAFSLWEPIIRVRNAFSYFFFRGFGSDMPVNLFEIANVAVFLLILVGFVLVIVRGRQAYSTPMLVIAVVLVLTLPFTAYSLYFVSPGVNYHMLMMLPLVPFYLLPILFYDNFITANKKTSLFSWATVLVSALIVFNFALIANISYFNMNLKYEKSTAAVNRIVDRVEQTAGFEQASKLAVFGELAMESKMAAEYVPENIPRMTGALGETFLKFPSHYQYMMENMYGLSYDLVTAEEYQSILASSVYQDMESWPATDSVRIINDTLIIKLSEEVR; encoded by the coding sequence ATGCCAGAACAGTATCTAACCAAATGGATTCATCATGTCAAACCTCGCTGGAAAACGGCTTTCCTTTCCGCGATGATCATTGGTTTCTTTACTCACATGTATATTTTTACAAACGCCATCCCAAACCACGATAGCCTGGTGAACATATACACGCCTCAATTCAATTTCAATCTTGGCCGCTTTTATCTATCCCCGTTCAGCGGAATCAGTTCTTACTTTGATCTGCCATGGATCAACGGGCTTTTGTCCATTCTTTACTTGGCAGTGTTTTCTGTCCTGATTGCGGAACTGCTGGAAATGAAAAAGACCCTTTCCATTGTTTTAACTTCTGGCCTAATTGTCACATTTCCCGCAATAAGCGCTATTTTTTCGTATATGTTTACGGCAGATGGCTATATGGCAGGTTTTTTGCTTACAGCATCCGCTTTGTTATTGACTAAAAAATACAAGTACGGCTTTTTGCCCGGAGGACTGCTGTTTTACTTTGCTGTGGGAATCTATCAAGTCAATTTGCCACTGCTCTTAACATTGACTACCCTTTTCTTGATTAGTGAAATCCTTTATAGACAAATTGCGTTAAGAAAATTTTTTACATATGCTCTTCGCTTTTTTGCATTAACTGCCATCGGAATGGCGCTATATACCATAACCTTCACGCTTTACCGCAATTTCTTTGCTGGCCAATTACGAAATTACCAAGGGCTGAATGAAGTAGGCAGCGCCTTCAGTTTATGGGAACCAATAATCCGGGTCCGAAACGCTTTTTCTTACTTTTTCTTTAGGGGCTTTGGATCGGATATGCCAGTCAACTTGTTTGAAATTGCAAATGTTGCTGTTTTTCTATTAATCCTAGTTGGCTTTGTATTAGTGATTGTGAGAGGCAGACAGGCTTACTCGACACCCATGTTAGTAATTGCGGTTGTCTTAGTTTTGACTCTTCCTTTTACTGCTTATAGCCTTTATTTCGTTTCACCCGGCGTTAATTATCATATGCTGATGATGCTGCCGCTCGTTCCTTTTTACTTGCTTCCAATTCTTTTTTACGACAATTTCATAACTGCAAATAAGAAAACATCTCTTTTTTCCTGGGCAACCGTCCTTGTGTCGGCGCTTATCGTTTTCAACTTTGCTCTCATTGCGAACATTTCGTATTTCAACATGAATTTGAAATACGAAAAATCGACTGCAGCAGTAAACCGCATCGTCGATCGCGTTGAACAGACAGCCGGCTTTGAACAAGCGAGTAAATTGGCTGTATTTGGAGAGCTCGCCATGGAATCTAAAATGGCAGCAGAGTACGTTCCTGAGAACATTCCGCGCATGACAGGAGCGTTAGGAGAGACGTTCTTGAAGTTCCCGAGCCATTACCAATATATGATGGAAAACATGTATGGCCTTTCCTATGATTTAGTGACAGCCGAAGAATACCAAAGCATTTTGGCAAGCAGCGTCTACCAGGATATGGAAAGCTGGCCTGCCACTGATTCGGTTCGAATAATCAATGATACGCTTATCATCAAGTTAAGCGAAGAAGTTCGATAA
- a CDS encoding MBL fold metallo-hydrolase, producing MIQEGTVYQLTFMPRFFPVSCYLVEEDNELTLIDAALPFSLNGILKAARKIGKPITNIILTHAHSDHIGALDALRAKLPNAVISISAREARLLAGDKSLLPEEAGYPIKGGVPKNIKSKPDILLAEGDFIGSLEVIFSPGHTPGSISLLDRRTNSLIAGDALHTRGGVAVSGTLKPLFPFPALATWNKRLALESAKKLRTFTPELLAVGHGRMIRKPEKAFNKAIRESERSLR from the coding sequence ATGATTCAAGAAGGCACCGTTTACCAGTTGACTTTCATGCCCCGTTTTTTTCCTGTAAGCTGCTATTTGGTCGAAGAAGACAATGAATTGACGCTTATTGATGCTGCACTGCCGTTTAGCTTAAATGGCATTTTGAAAGCGGCAAGGAAGATCGGCAAACCAATTACAAACATTATTTTGACACACGCCCACAGTGATCATATCGGTGCACTCGATGCATTGAGGGCGAAATTGCCGAACGCTGTCATTTCGATTTCCGCCAGAGAGGCCCGCTTACTTGCTGGAGATAAAAGCCTGCTCCCGGAAGAAGCCGGCTATCCGATAAAAGGTGGGGTCCCAAAAAACATCAAATCCAAACCGGACATCCTTCTTGCAGAAGGCGATTTTATCGGTTCGTTGGAAGTGATTTTTTCTCCTGGACATACGCCAGGATCCATTTCGCTTCTTGACCGGCGCACCAACAGTTTAATTGCAGGTGATGCGCTTCATACTCGCGGTGGTGTTGCCGTATCAGGCACATTAAAACCGCTGTTCCCTTTCCCTGCACTCGCCACCTGGAATAAAAGGCTTGCACTCGAAAGCGCTAAAAAGCTGCGAACTTTTACTCCAGAGCTGCTTGCCGTGGGCCATGGGAGAATGATAAGGAAGCCTGAGAAAGCATTTAACAAAGCAATCAGGGAAAGCGAAAGAAGTTTGCGCTAG
- a CDS encoding glycosyltransferase family 2 protein — MKKEKLVSIIVPVYNSESYIGNCITSILKQTYENIEVLLIDDGSTDGSGKVCNAYAQSDNRIRVVHQENAGPSAARNKGIEAARGEYVQFVDGDDTIEPGMTEAMVEALGEQHQLVICGFNNVIEEDGRLVSDETFCFYKTGSFEKEEVLKFFGELYRDYFIHFNWNKIYRSAIIMEHGLSFDTNVIRGEDMLFNLDYLEKCSRIKIIGNPFYNYMTSNSGSITSKFRPNLFENQQLLFQRTREFLQRNNAYTGKNMDLVEEFYTTRVMACFSNLFHPKSTLTSNQIKKHILKIMWDDQVNEKLGYFKRGDLEKLLVGFMIANRKVEWLYWYFIIRSTIRKMLNLFGAKSKKWI; from the coding sequence TTGAAAAAGGAAAAGTTAGTTAGCATCATCGTCCCTGTCTACAACTCAGAAAGCTATATAGGAAATTGCATAACCAGTATTTTAAAACAAACATATGAAAATATTGAAGTGCTTCTTATAGACGACGGCTCTACAGATGGAAGCGGGAAGGTATGTAATGCATACGCTCAGTCAGACAACCGGATAAGAGTTGTGCATCAAGAAAATGCCGGACCTTCAGCAGCCAGAAATAAAGGAATTGAAGCGGCAAGAGGAGAGTATGTTCAGTTCGTTGACGGCGATGACACGATTGAGCCCGGCATGACAGAAGCGATGGTAGAAGCGCTTGGCGAGCAGCATCAGCTGGTAATCTGCGGCTTTAATAATGTAATAGAAGAAGACGGCCGGTTGGTCAGCGATGAAACCTTCTGTTTTTACAAAACCGGCAGCTTTGAAAAAGAAGAAGTTTTAAAATTCTTTGGCGAGCTTTACCGGGACTATTTTATCCACTTTAACTGGAACAAAATTTATAGGTCTGCGATTATTATGGAACATGGATTGAGCTTTGATACCAATGTTATCCGGGGAGAAGACATGCTCTTTAATCTGGACTATTTGGAAAAATGCAGCCGCATAAAAATTATCGGCAATCCTTTCTACAATTATATGACTTCCAATAGTGGTTCAATCACCAGCAAATTCCGCCCCAATCTTTTTGAAAACCAGCAATTGCTCTTCCAGAGAACGCGTGAATTCTTGCAGCGGAACAATGCGTATACCGGTAAAAATATGGACTTGGTCGAAGAATTTTATACCACTCGGGTTATGGCTTGCTTCTCCAATCTATTCCACCCTAAAAGCACCTTGACTTCAAACCAAATAAAAAAACACATACTGAAAATTATGTGGGACGACCAGGTAAATGAAAAACTGGGTTATTTTAAGAGAGGAGATCTTGAAAAACTGCTCGTTGGATTTATGATTGCCAACAGAAAAGTCGAGTGGCTCTACTGGTATTTTATAATCAGGAGCACGATCCGCAAAATGCTAAACTTATTTGGGGCCAAATCAAAAAAATGGATATGA
- a CDS encoding ribonuclease H family protein has protein sequence MNIRIEWAYRTPKGTETFFRSEEMPAAQALLLAEDIERTGRAKSLQFVDRFDSTWTLKELKGYIKGIETEPHNIEVYFDGGFDVETHRSGLGCAIYYEQNGKAYRLRQNAPSSELTSNNEAEYAALYLSLQELELLNVHHLPVRFIGDSKVVINQMSGEWPALEKDLAKWADRIDNKLKNLGIQPEYELVPRKMNAEADRLATQALNGIEITGTLELTADEKS, from the coding sequence ATGAATATCCGAATTGAATGGGCTTACCGAACGCCAAAAGGAACGGAAACTTTTTTCCGCTCCGAGGAAATGCCAGCGGCACAAGCATTGTTGCTTGCAGAAGATATCGAGCGGACAGGGCGCGCTAAAAGTTTGCAGTTTGTCGATCGGTTTGACAGCACCTGGACGCTGAAAGAATTAAAAGGCTATATAAAAGGAATTGAAACGGAACCTCATAATATTGAAGTATATTTCGACGGAGGGTTCGATGTGGAGACGCATCGTTCAGGGCTTGGTTGTGCCATTTACTATGAGCAAAACGGCAAGGCGTACCGCTTGCGCCAAAATGCGCCTTCTTCTGAATTAACTTCAAACAACGAAGCCGAATATGCAGCACTTTACTTGAGTCTCCAAGAATTGGAGCTGTTGAATGTCCATCATTTGCCAGTGCGGTTTATCGGAGATTCAAAAGTGGTGATCAACCAAATGAGTGGAGAGTGGCCTGCGCTTGAAAAAGATTTGGCCAAGTGGGCAGACCGGATTGACAATAAATTAAAAAACCTCGGCATCCAGCCAGAGTACGAGCTGGTGCCGAGGAAGATGAATGCAGAAGCGGACCGGTTGGCGACCCAAGCACTGAATGGGATCGAAATTACCGGAACGCTGGAATTGACTGCAGATGAAAAAAGCTGA
- a CDS encoding DUF4397 domain-containing protein codes for MKKILTSIAAAVALIFMTIGGVYAADTAKVRVVHASPDAPAVDVYVNGDLTLENVAFKANSGYLDVPAGTHDVEVFATGTEYAEGEGVLRADLAVEAGKAYTVAAANTVDALEFVVAEDSMEVTDGKAKVRVGHLSPDAPAVDVGLIDGDALFSGAEFPGITDYAELDPGTYDLEIRLPDGTQVLPLEGTELAADTVYSVFAVNNADALEVIALVDFEKADSPNGMPTTGLGTPDSPQTSWLLMIGGLILVVGASGFVWKKRVQN; via the coding sequence ATGAAGAAAATTTTAACTTCTATTGCAGCTGCTGTCGCCTTGATTTTTATGACTATCGGAGGGGTTTATGCAGCGGATACCGCTAAAGTTAGGGTCGTCCATGCTTCGCCAGATGCTCCTGCAGTAGATGTCTACGTCAATGGGGATTTAACGTTAGAGAATGTTGCTTTCAAAGCGAACTCGGGATATTTGGATGTGCCAGCAGGAACACATGATGTCGAAGTTTTTGCCACTGGAACTGAATATGCTGAAGGTGAAGGCGTTCTGCGAGCTGATTTAGCTGTTGAAGCTGGGAAAGCTTATACAGTAGCAGCAGCTAATACTGTTGACGCACTGGAATTCGTAGTAGCCGAAGATTCAATGGAAGTAACAGATGGGAAAGCAAAAGTTCGCGTAGGCCATTTATCGCCGGACGCTCCAGCAGTTGACGTCGGCTTGATCGACGGAGACGCGCTCTTTAGCGGAGCAGAATTTCCTGGCATCACGGATTATGCAGAACTAGATCCGGGTACCTATGATTTGGAAATTCGCTTGCCAGATGGCACACAAGTCCTGCCACTGGAGGGAACTGAATTGGCGGCTGACACTGTCTATAGTGTCTTTGCTGTAAACAATGCAGATGCTCTTGAAGTAATTGCCTTGGTAGATTTTGAAAAAGCTGATTCGCCGAATGGCATGCCGACTACCGGTCTTGGAACGCCGGATTCTCCACAAACTTCTTGGTTGCTGATGATTGGAGGTTTGATCCTGGTAGTTGGAGCGAGCGGTTTTGTCTGGAAAAAGCGTGTTCAAAACTAA
- a CDS encoding class F sortase produces the protein MSGKSVFKTKWLICFALVFLQGCQSTKDEVSIRSENIDFSSKQSTPVVVSQLQVGENPINEVKRTGIKPESLQIPAIGVEAAVQHLGTTKDGTMAVPDNIEDVSWFEPGYQPGQNGRAVIAGHVDGLDGPAVFWDLSKLKQGDKIIVEGETEQLTFQVHSMESVPLEMTNVSTVFGYTASPELVLITCSGTYSHSLGTREERLIVYASYIDEK, from the coding sequence TTGTCTGGAAAAAGCGTGTTCAAAACTAAGTGGCTGATCTGTTTTGCGCTGGTTTTTTTACAAGGATGCCAAAGCACAAAAGATGAAGTAAGTATCCGAAGCGAAAACATCGATTTTTCTTCAAAACAGTCAACGCCAGTTGTAGTTTCACAGCTACAGGTTGGAGAAAATCCGATTAATGAGGTTAAACGGACTGGCATAAAACCTGAATCGCTGCAAATTCCGGCAATTGGCGTAGAAGCCGCAGTACAGCATCTTGGCACGACAAAGGATGGAACGATGGCTGTGCCGGATAATATTGAAGATGTCAGCTGGTTTGAACCAGGGTACCAGCCGGGACAAAATGGCCGTGCCGTTATTGCTGGACATGTAGACGGATTGGACGGACCTGCTGTTTTTTGGGATCTTTCCAAATTAAAGCAGGGAGATAAAATTATAGTTGAAGGGGAAACGGAGCAGCTCACATTCCAGGTTCATTCAATGGAGTCTGTGCCTCTGGAAATGACGAATGTGTCCACCGTCTTTGGCTATACGGCTTCGCCTGAATTGGTTCTTATAACCTGTTCGGGAACCTATAGCCATTCCCTTGGCACACGCGAGGAACGGCTAATCGTGTATGCCAGTTATATAGATGAGAAGTAA
- a CDS encoding sensor domain-containing protein: MKNKATQTEITPIGILKETDAAENFFYQEMFEIVIQNSPVSMYILDGWAFSFINQQFCTVTGYSKEEFQTGRVTIEDLFHPDDLPMVKERIKKRIENHEGSSRYRSRVYKKNGELLHVEIHGTKMERNGKMLLFGTVFDVTAEVTANVRLQESKERYTSLFYNNPDAIFTMDLEGVFTDANPGCEELTGYSSEELLEMSFAPLIVSEDLATTLNHFHEALQGISANYEIAINRRDGKRRNIEVTSFPMKHGGEIIGAYGIAKDITDKVEHQKIMEELIFFDSLTKLPNRKLFEDRLKQVFKQAEANENQAAVLFLDLDRFKYINDSLGHHLGDEFLKIVAQRLTENVRKTDTVGRFAGDEFAILLPNSEKHEAIALAKRLNKVLVEPFEVMGHSLSVSASIGVAFSGGAEENVDSLIKKADTAMYYTKKYGKNNFTVYSEELDLKTAYKLALEKELKSAVANQEFTLHYQPIIDLKTGALRAMEALIRWNHPELGQVPPDNFIPISEESGQIMAIGNWVLHTACAQNKTWQDLGYPPFKMCVNISAIQLQHPNFVETVQTMLEETGLEAKWLEMEMTESVLMENTQTLKDSLINLKALGISISIDDFGTGYTSLSYLRQFSFDRVKIDRSFVDDISKDLNGKTITSTIISLAHKLGMQVIAEGIEDELQLAFLIEEKCDEGQGYYFSRPLPADEHDLCKLPKKYW, translated from the coding sequence ATGAAAAACAAAGCTACACAAACTGAGATAACTCCTATTGGCATATTAAAAGAAACTGATGCTGCAGAGAACTTTTTTTATCAAGAGATGTTCGAAATTGTGATTCAAAATTCACCGGTCAGCATGTACATATTGGATGGTTGGGCTTTCTCCTTTATTAATCAGCAATTTTGTACCGTCACTGGATACTCAAAAGAGGAATTTCAAACAGGCAGAGTTACGATAGAAGATTTATTTCATCCCGACGATTTGCCTATGGTAAAGGAAAGAATAAAGAAAAGAATCGAAAACCATGAAGGTTCTTCGCGATATCGATCAAGAGTATATAAGAAAAACGGGGAATTACTCCATGTAGAAATTCATGGAACAAAGATGGAGAGAAACGGAAAAATGCTTCTTTTTGGAACCGTCTTCGATGTTACAGCGGAAGTCACTGCAAATGTCCGGCTCCAGGAAAGCAAAGAACGGTATACGTCCTTATTTTACAATAATCCGGATGCAATCTTTACGATGGATTTAGAAGGAGTTTTTACAGATGCAAATCCGGGCTGCGAAGAGCTGACCGGATATTCTTCAGAAGAATTGCTTGAGATGTCGTTTGCTCCATTGATCGTTTCTGAAGATTTGGCAACCACTCTCAATCATTTCCACGAAGCGCTGCAAGGGATTTCGGCAAATTATGAAATTGCCATAAACCGGAGAGACGGCAAGAGAAGAAATATAGAAGTAACCAGTTTTCCAATGAAACATGGGGGCGAAATAATCGGAGCGTATGGCATCGCGAAAGATATCACAGACAAAGTCGAACACCAGAAAATTATGGAAGAACTTATTTTTTTTGATTCGTTAACTAAGCTGCCGAACCGCAAGCTGTTTGAAGACCGGTTAAAACAGGTTTTTAAACAAGCGGAAGCAAATGAGAATCAGGCAGCTGTACTTTTTCTGGATTTGGACCGGTTCAAGTATATTAATGATTCCCTGGGCCATCACTTGGGGGATGAGTTTTTAAAAATTGTGGCCCAACGGTTAACAGAAAATGTCCGCAAAACGGATACAGTTGGACGATTCGCGGGAGATGAGTTTGCAATTCTGTTGCCCAATTCGGAAAAACACGAAGCCATAGCATTGGCAAAACGGCTAAACAAAGTGCTGGTTGAACCTTTTGAAGTCATGGGCCACTCCTTGTCGGTTTCTGCAAGTATTGGAGTTGCATTCAGTGGTGGTGCAGAAGAAAATGTCGATAGCTTAATTAAAAAAGCCGATACCGCGATGTACTATACGAAAAAGTATGGGAAAAATAATTTTACTGTTTATTCGGAAGAGCTGGATTTGAAAACGGCTTATAAACTGGCCCTGGAGAAAGAGCTGAAGTCCGCCGTAGCCAATCAAGAATTTACTTTGCATTATCAACCGATCATCGATTTGAAAACGGGAGCGCTCCGGGCGATGGAGGCGCTGATCCGATGGAATCACCCGGAACTCGGGCAAGTGCCGCCAGATAATTTCATTCCGATTTCTGAGGAAAGCGGCCAGATTATGGCTATCGGAAATTGGGTTTTGCACACTGCTTGTGCTCAAAATAAGACTTGGCAGGATCTTGGCTACCCGCCGTTTAAAATGTGCGTCAACATTTCCGCCATCCAGTTGCAGCATCCGAATTTCGTCGAGACTGTCCAAACAATGCTTGAAGAAACCGGCCTTGAGGCCAAGTGGCTGGAGATGGAAATGACGGAAAGCGTTTTGATGGAAAATACCCAAACGCTAAAAGACAGTTTGATCAATTTGAAAGCGTTAGGAATTTCCATATCAATTGATGATTTTGGTACCGGTTATACTTCGCTCAGTTATTTAAGGCAGTTTTCGTTTGATCGCGTTAAAATTGACCGCAGTTTTGTAGATGATATTTCTAAAGATTTAAATGGCAAGACCATCACTTCGACAATTATTTCATTGGCCCATAAATTGGGCATGCAAGTGATAGCCGAGGGCATCGAAGATGAATTGCAATTAGCATTCTTAATAGAAGAGAAATGCGACGAAGGCCAAGGCTATTACTTCAGCCGTCCTTTGCCTGCAGACGAACATGATTTGTGCAAACTTCCTAAAAAATATTGGTGA
- a CDS encoding DUF695 domain-containing protein, with product MSEYWDTYVDLIDGKPASIVLDMEVSQEFDAKEYKYAFAARLPLKKPSEDGLHAGAEADRLAIIEEAFIEAAEHRHYINVGKVTTDGKRDMFFYSLHEDEEALALLANKLYFLADYEIEVFKLDETRSWDFYFEFLYPDSFQFQRMGNHDVLETLEMSGDSLEAPRKVEHFILFKDKKMMKQFAKTIQYEGFTIEDGSFEKDGEGNYIVYISRVDFVTYNAIDELTDLLLEISAQFQGEYDGWETMAVTE from the coding sequence ATGTCGGAATACTGGGATACGTACGTTGATTTAATTGATGGCAAACCGGCATCAATCGTTTTGGATATGGAGGTTTCGCAAGAATTTGATGCGAAAGAGTATAAGTATGCCTTTGCGGCACGACTGCCTCTGAAAAAACCTAGCGAGGACGGCTTGCATGCAGGAGCTGAAGCGGATCGGCTGGCTATTATCGAAGAAGCTTTTATTGAAGCTGCAGAACATAGGCACTATATCAATGTCGGTAAAGTCACGACTGATGGCAAGCGGGATATGTTTTTCTACTCACTGCATGAAGATGAAGAAGCGCTTGCGCTGCTCGCGAACAAGCTTTATTTTTTAGCGGATTATGAGATAGAGGTTTTTAAACTTGATGAAACCCGGAGTTGGGATTTTTATTTTGAATTTCTATATCCGGATTCTTTCCAGTTTCAGCGAATGGGAAACCATGATGTGTTGGAGACGCTGGAGATGTCAGGAGATAGTCTGGAAGCTCCGAGGAAAGTTGAGCATTTCATCTTGTTCAAAGATAAAAAAATGATGAAGCAGTTTGCCAAAACCATTCAATATGAAGGCTTCACAATTGAAGACGGTTCATTTGAAAAAGATGGTGAAGGCAATTATATTGTGTATATTTCAAGAGTCGATTTTGTAACGTATAATGCCATCGATGAATTGACGGATTTGCTGCTGGAAATTTCAGCACAGTTTCAAGGGGAGTATGATGGATGGGAAACAATGGCCGTGACAGAGTAA